In Pedobacter sp. SL55, the following proteins share a genomic window:
- a CDS encoding RagB/SusD family nutrient uptake outer membrane protein yields MKRISYILFIFALVLSIPNSGCKKFLNVEPLNKLSGNNFWTSEKDAESFATDIHRLFRNATMSSVLFAVGDERCAPFTYFDGNPDRLDFLYLAKNNLKPAIAARYDPNRALNLPASQLLLEWFQNNARYDLIPNWTPFYRVIQSCNIMQKEIDLIPSTEITEAKRNQYKAEAVFMRCMAYYFLVRLYGDVPYYKEAYQQDALPRTNMVTVFNDCVAELKKIKDNLPWTYADPANRGVRPMRGGALALMMHMNMWNAGFDAGNSKKYYEETVAFGDEIEEIGVIKERAYRLLPIELTYQVMFGRSQEGLYEIQLSDNYGESTARNRFKFSVGLVNQIFAPAISDRNYTELIINPNYLKKIYPETAPDRRKDVWFDANMYKVDGSAVFYKMFNKSATTQSSDDNPIVFRLADTYLLQAEALAELGTDDAKAADLLNKIRARAGADLYPAEPGEGKLKDAIFWERCKELMGEGHYFYDLVRTKKILNPDYCYNPLTYSAFIAGAWTWPIDRAALTNNPYMTLNNYWQ; encoded by the coding sequence ATGAAACGAATTAGCTATATCCTATTCATTTTTGCCTTAGTGCTAAGCATCCCAAATAGCGGGTGTAAAAAATTCCTTAACGTAGAGCCTTTAAATAAGCTCTCAGGAAATAACTTTTGGACAAGCGAAAAAGACGCCGAAAGTTTCGCTACCGATATTCATCGTTTATTTAGAAACGCCACCATGTCTAGTGTTTTGTTTGCCGTTGGCGATGAGCGTTGTGCTCCATTTACATACTTCGATGGTAATCCGGACAGATTAGATTTTCTTTATTTGGCAAAAAACAACCTAAAGCCAGCAATTGCAGCTCGTTACGATCCTAACAGAGCTTTAAATCTACCAGCTTCCCAATTACTCCTAGAATGGTTTCAAAACAATGCCAGATATGACCTCATACCCAATTGGACGCCGTTTTATAGGGTAATCCAGTCTTGCAATATCATGCAAAAAGAGATTGATCTGATACCCTCAACAGAAATCACAGAAGCCAAAAGAAATCAATACAAAGCCGAAGCAGTATTTATGCGTTGCATGGCGTACTACTTTTTAGTGAGGCTGTATGGCGATGTACCTTATTACAAAGAAGCCTATCAGCAAGATGCACTTCCAAGAACGAACATGGTTACTGTATTTAACGATTGTGTAGCAGAATTAAAAAAGATAAAAGACAATTTACCCTGGACTTACGCCGACCCAGCTAACAGAGGGGTAAGGCCTATGCGTGGAGGGGCTTTGGCTCTAATGATGCACATGAACATGTGGAATGCAGGTTTTGATGCCGGTAATTCAAAAAAATACTACGAAGAAACTGTAGCATTTGGTGATGAAATTGAAGAGATAGGCGTAATAAAAGAACGTGCTTATCGTCTGTTGCCAATTGAGCTAACGTATCAGGTTATGTTTGGCCGTTCGCAAGAAGGGCTTTACGAAATACAATTGAGCGACAACTATGGAGAAAGCACTGCTAGAAATAGGTTTAAGTTTAGCGTAGGTTTAGTAAATCAGATTTTTGCACCTGCCATTAGCGATAGAAATTATACAGAACTCATCATCAACCCTAACTATCTTAAAAAGATTTATCCAGAAACAGCACCAGATAGAAGAAAAGACGTATGGTTTGATGCAAATATGTATAAAGTGGATGGTTCTGCCGTATTCTATAAAATGTTTAATAAGAGCGCTACTACCCAAAGTAGTGATGACAACCCTATTGTTTTTAGATTGGCAGATACGTATTTGCTACAGGCAGAAGCATTGGCCGAGTTAGGTACTGATGATGCCAAAGCTGCAGATTTATTGAATAAAATTAGGGCTAGGGCAGGTGCAGATCTTTATCCGGCAGAGCCAGGAGAAGGAAAATTAAAGGATGCTATTTTTTGGGAGAGATGTAAAGAATTAATGGGCGAGGGGCATTACTTCTACGATTTAGTACGTACAAAAAAAATCTTAAATCCAGATTACTGCTACAATCCGCTTACCTATTCTGCATTTATTGCTGGCGCCTGGACATGGCCTATAGACAGGGCTGCCTTAACAAACAATCCATACATGACATTAAATAACTATTGGCAATAA
- a CDS encoding SusC/RagA family TonB-linked outer membrane protein, with protein MKQKCVHFVLMLMFAVLTATNAHAQKNITVKGVVVERSNGLGIPSLVIMISGTQRSAGYTDSDGKFSVSVPEDAELVFRYMGFKTQSIKVKGKTDLKVQLVEDNATSLKQVQVIGYTPKTKEVTTGSAVTISGKDIQDVPEANLISLLQGKVAGLNIQNNTGSPGARGSIFVRGLSSIDVQGSGNNAFLTPTSPLFVIDGVPIDANTDYEYGFSGGGPGISPLSMIPAEDVEEITVLRDAQATSLYGSQGAYGVILITTKRGKSKTPIIQYTSNVFVNTPPNLKEVLGGNGERALRIWQINTFGRDIYSARETIDNAPFLADSLNAFYNNSTNWQDLFYRTTFNQTHNISASGGDDNFNYKVNMGYYDENGIVENTGFKRYSLNMNTRYRPNQRISFNANISTNLGNRQNGSGNGVLQTGIASAASASSLLPGPSLFNGNAALGALITENDNKTGNLKAVVEGKYEFIKSLTATSTFSYDYNTGTVETFTPAILGNNVAKVYSYNDKRSTLYNRNMINFSKTMKKHSLNAFVFNEMYIRNFQAHAINNEQTTNDQYQGPLGNTGATSRSGILDNYFDLRSVAFASQVSYDFDKKYVIDLSYRLDGLSTSGPNAPWSKNPSIGLRWNFNKENFLTLSKWLDYGSLRASWGKNIVPTGSVFDAFGTYDYTGFYNGNQSVGVDFGTLPNISLVPTTTTQYNAGFDMGIFNGRLSLSFDTYYKMVDNQLRSKALSNMTGFTSIKTNEVSLVNYGYELSATVRPLPKNSKVEWTLSFNGAINKDVLTSLPDGARQQLIEGGATGQAILYRLGRNSLTNILYNTKGVYSTTGAVAVDPATGMRYKTFNGTTTPVYFQGGDPYYADINGDYILDQRDLVPVVTHFLK; from the coding sequence ATGAAGCAAAAGTGTGTTCATTTCGTTTTAATGCTAATGTTTGCTGTATTAACGGCTACAAATGCTCATGCACAAAAAAATATTACCGTAAAAGGAGTTGTAGTAGAGCGTAGCAACGGTTTGGGCATACCCTCATTGGTAATTATGATTAGCGGTACGCAAAGATCAGCTGGGTATACAGATTCAGATGGAAAATTTAGTGTTAGTGTACCTGAAGATGCCGAACTAGTTTTTAGGTATATGGGTTTTAAAACGCAATCCATCAAGGTAAAAGGAAAAACAGATTTAAAGGTACAACTGGTAGAAGATAACGCCACCAGTTTAAAGCAGGTACAAGTTATTGGTTACACCCCAAAAACAAAAGAAGTAACCACTGGATCTGCCGTTACAATCAGCGGTAAAGATATTCAGGATGTACCAGAAGCCAACTTAATTTCGCTTTTACAAGGAAAGGTAGCGGGCTTAAATATTCAGAACAACACGGGTAGCCCAGGGGCGAGAGGTTCTATTTTTGTACGTGGCTTAAGCAGTATCGATGTTCAGGGATCGGGTAATAACGCCTTTTTAACACCAACTTCTCCGTTATTCGTAATAGACGGTGTACCTATTGATGCTAATACCGATTATGAATATGGCTTTTCTGGCGGAGGTCCGGGCATTAGCCCACTATCTATGATTCCCGCCGAGGATGTAGAAGAAATTACGGTACTTAGAGATGCTCAGGCAACTTCTTTATACGGTTCGCAAGGTGCTTATGGTGTAATTCTTATCACTACTAAAAGAGGAAAATCTAAAACACCTATTATCCAATACACCTCTAACGTCTTTGTAAATACGCCGCCAAATTTAAAAGAGGTGCTGGGCGGCAACGGAGAAAGAGCCTTGCGTATATGGCAAATCAATACTTTTGGTAGAGACATCTACTCGGCCCGCGAAACCATAGACAATGCTCCGTTTTTGGCCGATAGCTTAAATGCGTTTTATAACAACTCAACCAATTGGCAAGATTTATTTTATAGAACAACCTTTAACCAAACCCATAACATTTCTGCCTCTGGTGGCGATGATAATTTTAACTATAAGGTTAACATGGGCTATTACGATGAAAATGGGATTGTAGAGAACACCGGTTTCAAAAGGTATTCTTTAAATATGAATACCAGATATAGACCCAATCAGCGGATTTCTTTTAACGCCAATATTTCTACTAATTTAGGTAACAGGCAAAATGGTAGCGGAAATGGCGTTCTGCAAACAGGTATAGCCTCGGCAGCGTCTGCATCTTCTCTACTGCCCGGCCCAAGTTTGTTTAATGGCAATGCTGCATTGGGGGCGTTAATTACCGAGAATGATAACAAAACAGGAAATTTAAAAGCAGTAGTAGAAGGTAAATACGAATTTATCAAATCGCTTACGGCTACCAGTACCTTTAGTTACGATTATAATACTGGTACGGTAGAAACATTTACACCCGCCATTTTAGGGAACAACGTAGCGAAAGTGTATTCGTACAACGATAAACGTAGCACCTTGTACAATAGGAATATGATCAATTTCAGTAAAACGATGAAGAAGCATAGTCTTAACGCATTCGTTTTTAATGAAATGTATATCCGAAATTTCCAGGCTCATGCCATAAATAATGAACAAACCACCAATGATCAATATCAAGGGCCGCTAGGAAATACTGGTGCAACTTCTAGAAGCGGTATCCTAGATAATTATTTCGATTTAAGATCAGTAGCATTTGCTTCTCAGGTTTCTTACGATTTTGATAAAAAATATGTGATAGATTTATCTTACAGGTTAGATGGCTTGTCTACCAGCGGGCCAAATGCACCATGGTCAAAAAATCCATCTATTGGCTTACGTTGGAACTTTAACAAAGAAAACTTTTTAACGTTATCTAAGTGGTTAGATTACGGTTCATTACGTGCTAGTTGGGGTAAAAATATTGTGCCTACAGGTTCTGTTTTTGATGCTTTTGGTACCTATGATTATACAGGTTTCTACAACGGAAACCAATCTGTAGGGGTTGATTTTGGCACCCTGCCAAACATTAGCTTGGTGCCAACTACAACCACACAATATAACGCCGGTTTTGATATGGGTATTTTCAATGGTAGGTTATCATTATCTTTTGATACTTACTATAAAATGGTTGATAACCAGTTAAGATCTAAAGCCTTATCAAATATGACTGGTTTTACCTCTATCAAAACTAACGAAGTAAGTTTGGTTAACTATGGTTACGAACTTTCGGCAACAGTGAGGCCTTTGCCTAAAAACAGCAAAGTAGAGTGGACCTTATCTTTTAACGGAGCCATCAACAAAGATGTGCTCACTTCACTGCCTGATGGAGCCCGACAACAATTAATAGAAGGTGGGGCAACTGGTCAGGCCATTCTTTACAGACTGGGCAGAAACAGTTTAACCAACATCCTTTACAATACCAAAGGTGTTTACTCTACTACCGGTGCGGTAGCGGTAGATCCGGCTACAGGTATGCGTTATAAAACTTTTAATGGTACTACCACACCGGTATATTTCCAAGGTGGAGATCCTTATTATGCCGATATTAACGGAGATTACATTTTAGACCAAAGAGATTTGGTGCCTGTAGTAACTCATTTCCTCAAGTAA
- a CDS encoding DUF5007 domain-containing protein, translating into MLKNKTNALLILLLGTLLFGACKKLLPTDKDAFNADAGFTQTVYQPVLGRTTVMSNNFNSQGSSLPLTFKIVGIRNSDGMSAPELLKSFPVSVWKKAYDGSEKTLAEIEAKRVIEEHPFFEIRQHSGELIMWSEATSNIVKSFPDSGYVFDVEVSNSGGRKYYNGLKLQPYKERAYEPNNINPLTGTSTGGNLFPTRIDNIMGEASSSFLNFGDVNISFHRKGDGNSLSFKFLDTLYNPIDPAKFKLTNWAKLVHGFNMRMTATEVTYDVAYPIPCVLIPTPYTTADGTRASVDFLYDRMGFGGMREVAKLGFDFTIFQKGSWDIIIWFKTDNPKFTDD; encoded by the coding sequence ATGCTTAAAAATAAAACAAACGCACTATTAATACTTCTACTCGGCACTTTGCTGTTTGGTGCCTGTAAAAAGCTTTTGCCTACCGACAAAGATGCTTTTAACGCCGATGCAGGCTTTACCCAAACCGTTTATCAACCTGTTTTGGGCAGAACTACCGTAATGAGCAATAACTTTAACTCGCAGGGCTCTTCTTTGCCTTTAACATTCAAAATTGTTGGGATTAGAAATAGTGATGGTATGTCTGCGCCTGAATTGCTAAAATCTTTTCCGGTAAGTGTTTGGAAAAAAGCTTATGATGGCAGCGAGAAAACATTGGCAGAAATTGAAGCAAAAAGAGTAATTGAAGAACATCCCTTTTTCGAAATCAGACAACATTCTGGAGAACTGATCATGTGGTCGGAAGCTACTTCAAACATTGTTAAATCATTTCCAGATTCTGGTTACGTTTTCGATGTAGAGGTAAGTAACTCTGGCGGTCGTAAATATTACAATGGCCTTAAGCTACAGCCTTACAAAGAAAGAGCCTACGAACCCAATAATATCAATCCACTTACGGGCACATCTACAGGGGGTAACCTATTCCCAACAAGAATTGATAACATTATGGGGGAAGCCAGTTCTAGCTTCCTAAATTTTGGAGATGTAAATATTTCTTTTCACAGAAAGGGAGATGGAAATTCATTGAGCTTTAAGTTCTTGGATACCTTATATAATCCAATAGACCCAGCCAAATTTAAGCTCACTAACTGGGCAAAACTGGTGCACGGGTTTAATATGAGAATGACAGCCACCGAAGTAACTTATGATGTGGCATATCCCATACCTTGTGTACTCATTCCTACGCCCTATACCACAGCAGATGGCACTAGAGCTAGCGTAGATTTTCTTTATGACAGAATGGGCTTTGGCGGGATGAGAGAAGTAGCAAAATTGGGATTTGATTTTACCATTTTCCAAAAAGGAAGCTGGGATATCATCATTTGGTTTAAGACAGACAATCCAAAATTTACAGACGACTAA
- a CDS encoding DUF5008 domain-containing protein yields the protein MKRFKDIKHPVHFLFVLMFAAVGFTACKKTEPLPQDPYAGGKEALGIRFLTTAAVIDGNSMTFSATGLVPYKDKVHLLINNVEATITAVTANSVTVTVPNNLSSGPAVIIVDDQIFFGPMVNIAGKTEVDATFSSLGANNTISQVLPLPNGNLMMVGSFSNYAQAASEKQPINGIVLTNQNGTYLSTLSAGKGANGSITSIARLSSGQFMIGGWLSSFNDRKGISGVTRLNANGSLDTTRVEVVNLTPLIPNNSYDTVARFNGGISGIASKLFIHNDQIIVQGNFNNYAEHFYERSTRDRKVVGYTKINNVLRMSLEGKMDSTYNFDKVAGTPLEAGNGSVYDAAIQPDGKLMMVGSFTRYQAQTANYILRLDNNGRVDLSFTAAANGPVHSVRYNATSGKYMLAGAFTTYNGVPVNGLVRINADGSLDPSFTAQNMVGGFPTFAAQLSGGKIIVSGSFTSYNNIIRQGFMILNSDGTLAEGYNNTGRFVGSISDIYERTNSLGYPTVIIAGFISTFDARPVNNIVRIVLKP from the coding sequence ATGAAAAGATTTAAAGATATAAAGCATCCAGTTCATTTTTTATTCGTATTAATGTTTGCTGCGGTGGGTTTTACTGCTTGTAAAAAAACAGAGCCCTTGCCGCAAGATCCATACGCAGGTGGTAAAGAAGCATTAGGTATTAGGTTTTTAACTACTGCGGCAGTAATTGATGGCAACAGTATGACCTTTAGCGCTACAGGTTTGGTTCCTTATAAGGATAAGGTGCATTTGCTCATTAACAATGTAGAGGCAACAATTACGGCAGTTACCGCAAATTCTGTAACGGTTACAGTGCCCAATAATTTAAGTTCTGGACCGGCGGTAATTATTGTAGACGACCAGATATTTTTTGGTCCAATGGTAAACATAGCTGGTAAAACCGAGGTTGATGCTACTTTCTCGAGTTTGGGCGCAAATAATACAATTAGCCAGGTGTTGCCTTTGCCAAACGGAAACCTGATGATGGTGGGTAGTTTTTCCAACTACGCCCAGGCAGCTTCCGAAAAACAGCCTATTAATGGTATCGTGTTAACTAATCAAAACGGAACTTACCTTAGTACTTTAAGTGCCGGAAAAGGTGCCAATGGTTCTATCACATCTATTGCTCGTTTAAGCAGCGGCCAGTTTATGATAGGTGGATGGCTTAGCAGCTTTAACGATAGAAAAGGCATTAGCGGTGTTACCAGGTTAAACGCCAATGGTTCGCTAGATACTACACGTGTAGAAGTGGTAAATTTAACACCGCTTATCCCAAACAATAGTTATGATACCGTAGCCAGGTTTAATGGCGGAATTAGTGGTATTGCCAGTAAACTTTTTATCCATAATGATCAAATTATTGTACAGGGTAATTTCAATAATTATGCAGAACATTTTTATGAAAGATCTACCCGCGATAGGAAAGTAGTAGGCTACACCAAAATAAATAATGTGTTACGGATGAGTTTAGAGGGTAAAATGGACTCTACTTATAATTTTGATAAGGTTGCCGGTACTCCATTAGAAGCAGGTAATGGTAGCGTTTACGATGCCGCCATACAGCCCGATGGTAAACTGATGATGGTAGGTAGTTTTACAAGATACCAAGCGCAAACCGCTAACTACATCTTAAGGTTAGATAACAACGGTAGGGTGGACCTATCATTTACAGCAGCGGCAAACGGACCCGTTCACAGCGTACGGTATAATGCTACTAGCGGTAAATACATGTTGGCTGGCGCTTTTACCACCTATAATGGTGTGCCGGTAAATGGCTTGGTGCGTATCAATGCAGATGGAAGCCTTGACCCTTCGTTTACCGCTCAAAATATGGTAGGTGGTTTTCCAACTTTTGCAGCGCAGCTTTCTGGCGGAAAGATCATCGTTTCGGGAAGTTTTACAAGCTATAACAACATCATCAGGCAAGGCTTTATGATCTTGAATTCAGATGGAACACTGGCCGAAGGTTATAATAATACAGGCAGATTTGTCGGTTCAATTTCAGACATCTATGAAAGAACAAATAGCCTAGGGTATCCAACAGTAATTATAGCTGGGTTTATCTCAACGTTTGATGCAAGACCTGTTAACAACATCGTTAGAATAGTCCTTAAACCATAA
- a CDS encoding fasciclin domain-containing protein has translation MKTTIKMSFTGKIGMGLLLLVMAMLTITSCKKDYYKDTGLAKAQFDGTILQYLESKPLHFDTLAKIIKLAGMENTFNNEEVTFFAPPDPTIQVSITALNQRLLSIGRDTVSKLEDIKPQAWKTLLSAYIFKGTNRLKDYKQVDTLALDTYAGQGYLAYNNVPYNIGVVFNDAKNDNIVIKYAGYRQLMISYIPDWTNPKKYWINALVSSSDINPKNGIVHALKIDRHAFGFNTGIFSEIALQFGIGN, from the coding sequence ATGAAAACAACTATAAAAATGAGTTTTACTGGAAAAATAGGCATGGGTTTATTGCTGCTGGTTATGGCCATGTTAACCATCACTTCTTGTAAAAAAGACTATTATAAAGATACAGGTTTGGCTAAGGCCCAATTTGATGGAACGATATTGCAATACTTGGAATCTAAGCCCCTACATTTTGATACCCTAGCTAAAATTATAAAGCTGGCAGGTATGGAAAACACTTTCAACAATGAAGAGGTTACCTTTTTTGCACCACCAGATCCAACCATACAGGTGTCAATTACGGCGCTAAACCAGCGTTTGCTTTCTATAGGTAGAGATACAGTAAGCAAATTGGAGGATATCAAACCTCAAGCATGGAAAACGCTGCTCTCAGCGTATATCTTTAAAGGGACAAACCGCTTAAAAGATTATAAGCAAGTAGACACATTGGCTTTAGATACCTATGCTGGGCAAGGTTATTTAGCTTATAACAATGTACCCTACAATATTGGGGTGGTATTTAACGATGCCAAAAATGATAATATCGTTATCAAATACGCAGGCTATCGCCAATTAATGATATCGTACATTCCAGATTGGACAAATCCCAAAAAATATTGGATAAACGCTTTGGTTTCGTCTTCAGATATCAATCCTAAAAATGGGATTGTACATGCGCTAAAAATAGATCGCCACGCATTTGGTTTCAACACCGGAATATTTTCAGAAATAGCGCTACAGTTTGGCATTGGCAATTAA
- a CDS encoding alkaline phosphatase family protein yields the protein MERVQENKSNKYGAWYYTLFVLVILGLSACNKDFEGKHDFAKTKDTVLDVRTSKILYVIIDGARGKSIETSMAPNLTQIKVNANYAYESVSDDSGLDATTWTDMLTGVNKVKHGVTTSNFAGNQLANYPMFFKRIKENFALRTAAFCASARLSQNLISNADVNQSFNDDDLAVKTATVDELKRDDAAVVLTEFSSVDKAGAQYGYDNSVAQYQSAILKIDGYIGEIMAQLKSRKNYTNENWLVVIASNQGGAYPVNPADNDGTFFSRPLLNSYIMFYNPAFNTSVYEKPSTGAIPYSGSNIKLNGTALRGTLSATDASIFNFGTGAAAPEYTVELKLKVHAFGTLNAPIFSKSSSPANSSTGWWIIHNGSNGTWRFAGLSSSTITSASAPLLTVGKWFTLGFKIYNENAKRWVVLYQDGERISDPVDITSRNVDNAVPLIAGQIDGYGATATQSITDIRLFKAAVPDNIIKEYACQVNVPTTHPYYSSLIGYWPATDAVGVAFKDKISGTRNFALGGSPVWESFEDTDPKFCIPFSSEIYKELPRGVDIPRYIYSWLKIKTDSYGLDGKVWLPVYNITQ from the coding sequence ATGGAAAGAGTACAAGAAAATAAATCGAATAAATATGGTGCATGGTATTACACCTTATTTGTTTTAGTCATATTAGGCCTATCGGCGTGTAATAAAGATTTTGAAGGTAAGCATGATTTTGCCAAAACAAAAGATACGGTTTTAGATGTTCGCACCTCAAAAATTTTGTACGTAATTATAGATGGTGCCAGGGGCAAATCTATAGAAACCAGTATGGCTCCCAACCTAACCCAGATTAAGGTAAATGCAAATTATGCTTACGAATCGGTTAGTGATGATAGTGGTTTAGATGCAACCACTTGGACAGATATGCTTACAGGCGTAAACAAAGTTAAACATGGTGTAACTACCTCCAATTTTGCAGGTAATCAGTTAGCAAACTATCCTATGTTCTTTAAACGAATTAAAGAGAACTTTGCGTTACGTACGGCCGCTTTTTGTGCATCGGCACGTTTAAGCCAAAATTTAATTAGCAATGCTGATGTAAACCAATCTTTTAATGATGATGATTTGGCGGTAAAAACGGCCACTGTAGATGAACTGAAAAGAGACGATGCCGCCGTGGTGCTTACAGAGTTTAGCAGCGTAGATAAAGCGGGTGCGCAATACGGTTACGATAATTCGGTGGCACAGTACCAAAGTGCTATTCTTAAAATAGATGGTTACATAGGCGAAATTATGGCCCAACTAAAAAGCCGTAAAAATTATACCAATGAGAATTGGTTAGTGGTTATAGCTTCTAACCAAGGAGGTGCTTACCCTGTTAACCCGGCAGATAATGATGGTACTTTTTTTAGCAGACCATTGTTAAACAGCTACATTATGTTCTATAATCCGGCTTTTAATACTAGCGTTTACGAGAAGCCAAGTACGGGTGCTATTCCTTACAGTGGTAGTAACATTAAACTAAATGGTACAGCTTTAAGAGGTACATTGAGTGCTACAGATGCCTCCATCTTTAACTTTGGTACAGGAGCCGCAGCACCAGAGTACACCGTAGAATTAAAATTGAAAGTACATGCTTTTGGGACATTAAACGCACCAATTTTCTCTAAAAGTAGTAGCCCAGCAAATTCATCTACTGGTTGGTGGATTATCCACAACGGATCTAACGGGACATGGCGTTTTGCGGGCTTATCTTCATCAACAATTACTAGTGCTTCGGCTCCTTTGCTAACAGTTGGCAAATGGTTTACGCTTGGCTTTAAGATATACAATGAAAATGCCAAAAGATGGGTGGTGCTTTATCAAGATGGCGAGCGAATTTCAGATCCAGTAGATATTACCAGCAGGAACGTTGACAACGCTGTGCCGCTAATAGCCGGACAAATAGATGGCTATGGAGCCACGGCAACCCAAAGCATAACTGATATCAGGTTATTTAAGGCAGCCGTTCCAGACAACATCATTAAAGAATATGCTTGTCAGGTAAATGTACCCACAACGCATCCTTATTACAGTTCTTTAATAGGTTATTGGCCGGCAACAGATGCCGTTGGGGTTGCTTTTAAAGACAAAATATCGGGCACAAGAAATTTTGCACTAGGTGGAAGCCCAGTTTGGGAGTCTTTTGAAGATACAGATCCAAAATTCTGCATTCCATTTTCTAGTGAAATATACAAGGAACTACCACGTGGGGTAGATATTCCAAGATACATCTACTCTTGGTTAAAAATAAAGACCGATAGCTACGGGCTCGATGGAAAAGTTTGGTTGCCAGTTTATAACATCACTCAATAA
- a CDS encoding fasciclin domain-containing protein — translation MNFNKKNKSKILLGFLILCLAFTACEKDNGRYDFVNEVNVYDGDVYAYLKSQQQFDSLTKAIERVPGFKDWMVQEQNLTVFALTNRSFEVAFTGLNKVRNGQNKSPLGIATIDVDQLEILMDRYVIKGKLTTDSLRFADGAFLRTARLDYEMNAVDKSSNASGLVNGGPKSIIYSDVKNSQYTKDWISTTTQAVNIHSKNAIVHIIAASHEFGFGEFVNRMNR, via the coding sequence ATGAATTTTAACAAGAAAAATAAGAGTAAAATTTTACTAGGCTTTTTGATATTGTGTTTGGCATTTACAGCCTGTGAGAAAGACAATGGCCGATATGATTTTGTAAATGAAGTAAACGTTTACGATGGCGATGTATATGCCTATCTAAAAAGTCAGCAGCAGTTTGATTCGCTTACCAAAGCGATTGAAAGGGTGCCCGGATTTAAAGATTGGATGGTACAAGAGCAAAATCTTACCGTTTTTGCACTTACCAACAGAAGCTTTGAGGTGGCATTTACAGGCCTTAATAAGGTTAGAAACGGGCAAAACAAATCGCCTTTGGGCATAGCAACCATAGATGTAGACCAGTTAGAAATCTTGATGGATCGCTACGTCATCAAAGGAAAGCTCACTACAGATAGTTTAAGGTTTGCCGATGGGGCATTTCTCAGAACTGCCCGCTTAGATTATGAGATGAACGCCGTAGATAAAAGCTCTAATGCCAGCGGCTTGGTAAACGGCGGTCCTAAAAGTATCATCTACAGTGATGTGAAAAACTCGCAGTACACAAAAGATTGGATTAGCACCACTACCCAAGCCGTAAATATCCACAGTAAAAATGCTATTGTACACATTATTGCCGCCTCGCATGAGTTTGGTTTTGGCGAGTTTGTAAATAGAATGAATAGATAG